In the Deltaproteobacteria bacterium genome, one interval contains:
- a CDS encoding biopolymer transporter, with protein MDIGALLKSLIYLIASSLLYPVLFLLVALVVYIVISSGSFFAEWLERLRIVKYSPERLPRLIREGNDQNFFPHRVNSYLEDLRLLLNKVSPPDEVEIENILQETSLKTWESLDRIKMIIRIGPSLGLIGTLIPMGTGLAALGQGDMTKLSSDLVIAFTTTVVGLAVGIVAYFFYTIKRRWVEEDIKNIELATEILASEISEERHR; from the coding sequence TTGGACATAGGCGCGTTGTTGAAATCTCTTATCTATCTTATTGCCTCCTCTCTTCTCTACCCGGTGCTGTTCTTGCTGGTCGCCTTAGTTGTGTACATAGTGATCTCTTCAGGGTCTTTTTTTGCTGAATGGCTGGAACGGCTCAGGATAGTCAAATACTCTCCTGAAAGACTCCCCCGGCTGATAAGAGAGGGAAACGATCAGAATTTCTTTCCGCACCGGGTCAATTCCTATTTGGAAGACCTGCGGCTTTTGCTGAACAAAGTATCTCCACCGGACGAAGTGGAGATAGAAAATATCCTTCAGGAAACGAGTCTAAAAACCTGGGAATCCCTTGACCGTATCAAGATGATTATCCGGATCGGTCCCAGCCTGGGGTTAATAGGCACCCTCATCCCCATGGGAACAGGCCTTGCGGCCCTTGGGCAGGGTGACATGACCAAATTGTCTTCGGACCTGGTAATCGCTTTTACCACCACCGTGGTTGGTCTTGCCGTGGGGATTGTGGCCTATTTTTTTTACACGATAAAGAGAAGGTGGGTGGAGGAAGATATAAAAAATATTGAGCTGGCAACCGAGATACTGGCCAGCGAGATCTCAGAGGAAAGGCACAGATGA